A single Diachasmimorpha longicaudata isolate KC_UGA_2023 chromosome 10, iyDiaLong2, whole genome shotgun sequence DNA region contains:
- the LOC135166713 gene encoding serine/arginine repetitive matrix protein 1-like isoform X2: protein MIMADPSREHHGEYHQVKREMIDRYPDEYSNALHSYLDERRERLRVHSEYDKERREKHRRSYFENDPRRVKHEGYRDYSGSAHKEREFSEDPSKSLKNGLGSERHHREDTSSRTSSVDVNSSSADPRSSRADPRSSSGDSRSSRVDPRSSSADPRSSRVDPRSSSADPRSSKVDPRSSSADPRSSRVDPRSSSVDSRSSTADPRSSNADPRSSSADTRSVDGIKRKKSKKHHKHKPHDHESSRSSRWDQCDDDHLENSRDSKRSRLNQNEKEVIGGSSASRDRPPLSSLRIKREPNNDIEIVECSNNKMRTQKRRMAKKSGPPPVEVVDLDEPPQPPPPSTMIHQQQEQNNSQPPGAFNPNSGESSRWSTQISIIPQEMLSLPPVRKFDSEYMVPEDNPPPPLTPQETFYQPPTEPIPYHYRPQEQYQQQYQERQQVEHQTQYQMEHQSQNQVQHQTQSQVQYQPQNHVQHQTVNQMQDQMEYQMQHQETYHPSQESVMDEQPIEEEFFEEFERKPLASIPSVHIPQIGGIAPQPVVAKNPSFPVTAMCRSCGITFIHPCKYKPSGNPQDSFMETGHLHKCKCSAVFLHTRSCKQSCGKSFVPDKKETGLMKQIDRIHKYECHDCVFKFSVEQIRHMSHYFESITRKDGTLREKGKKSGRDLTPILKHSDDIAKRRLIHEPPTVQKAYMEMRRRLICQCNQGCCVVYHECPPKPVDEQTDDID, encoded by the exons ATG ATAATGGCAGATCCATCCAGGGAACATCATGGTGAATATCATCAGGTCAAACGAGAAATGATAGATAGATATCCAGACGAATACTCCAATGCAT TGCATTCATACCTGGACGAGCGACGAGAAAGACTTCGTGTTCATTCCGAATATGATAAGGAAAGGCGCGAGAAACATCGTCGCTCTTATTTCGAAAACGATCCTCGGAGAGTGAAGCATGAGGGCTATAGAGACTATTCTGGATCTGCACATAAAGAACGGGAGTTTTCCGAAGATCCATCAAAATCATTGAAGAACGGATTGGGATCGGAAAGGCATCACAGAGAGGACACTTCGAGCAGAACATCAAGTGTTGATGTCAATTCTTCGAGTGCTGATCCCAGATCTTCGAGAGCAGATCCCAGATCTTCAAGTGGTGATTCCAGATCATCGAGAGTAGATCCCCGATCTTCAAGTGCTGATCCGAGATCTTCGAGAGTAGATCCCAGATCCTCGAGTGCTGATCCCAGATCTTCGAAAGTAGATCCCAGATCTTCAAGTGCTGATCCCAGATCTTCGAGAGTAGATCCCAGATCTTCAAGTGTTGATTCCAGATCATCGACTGCTGATCCCAGATCTTCGAATGCTGATCCCAGATCTTCGAGCGCTGATACGAGATCGGTTGATGGGATCAAGAGGAAGAAGTCCAAGAAACATCACAAGCATAAACCTCATGATCATGAATCTTCCAG GTCATCGAGGTGGGATCAATGCGATGATGATCATTTGGAAAATAGCCGAGACTCGAAAAGATCTAGGCTTAACCAGAATGAGAAGGAAGTGATTGGAGGATCGTCTGCGTCCAGGGACAGGCCACCATTATCTTCATTACGAATCAAACGTGAACCTAACAATGACATTGAGATTGTTGAATGTTCAAACAATAAGATGAGAACGCAGAAGAGGCGCATGGCGAAAAAGTCAGGACCCCCGCCAGTTGAGGTAGTGGATCTAGATGAACCACCACAACCCCCACCACCCTCTACGATGATTCATCAACAACAAGAGCAGAACAATTCCCAGCCACCAGGAGCATTCAATCCAAATTCAGGGGAGTCCTCGAGATGGTCGACTCAGATATCAATTATTCCGCAGGAAATGCTCTCGTTACCTCCTGTGAGGAAGTTCGATTCTGAGTATATGGTGCCTGAGGACAATCCACCGCCACCACTGACACCGCAAGAGACATTTTATCAACCTCCTACGGAACCAATTCCATACCATTACAGACCGCAAGAGCAGTATCAGCAGCAGTACCAGGAGCGGCAGCAGGTGGAGCATCAGACCCAGTATCAGATGGAACATCAGAGCCAGAATCAAGTGCAGCATCAGACCCAGAGTCAGGTGCAGTATCAACCCCAGAATCATGTACAGCATCAGACTGTCAATCAGATGCAGGATCAGATGGAGTATCAGATGCAGCATCAGGAAACATATCATCCCTCACAGGAGTCTGTTATGGATGAACAACCAATTGAGGAAGaattttttgaggaatttGAGCGAAAGCCCCTCGCATCTATTCCGTCCGTGCATATTCCACAGATTGGAGGAATTGCACCTCAACCAGTTGTAGCCAAGAATCCAAG ctTCCCGGTAACGGCAATGTGTAGAAGTTGTGGTATCACATTCATTCATCCCTGCAAGTACAAGCCCAGTGGAAATCCACAGGACTCTTTCATGGAGACTGGACATTTACACAAATGCAAATGCAGTGCCGTATTCCTTCATACACGTAGTTGTAAACAGAGCTGTGGCAAAAGCTTTGTACCTGATAAAAAGGAGACTGGATTGATGAAGCAAATCGATAGAATTCACAAATACGAATGTCACGACTgtgttttcaaattttcggTGGAGCAAATACGACATATGAGTCATTACTTTGAGAGTATTACACGCAAAGATGGAACTCTCCGAGAAAAAGGGAAGAAGAGTGGACGAGATTTGACTCCGATACTAAAACACTCGGATGACATCGCTAAGAGACGATTGATTCATGAACCCCCAACGGTTCAGAAGGCCTACATGGAGATGAGAAGGCGCTTGATATGTCAATGCAATCAGGGCTGCTGTGTTGTCTACCATGAATGCCCACCCAAGCCTGTTGATGAACAGACTGATGACATTGATTGA
- the LOC135166713 gene encoding serine/arginine repetitive matrix protein 1-like isoform X1: protein MIIQIMADPSREHHGEYHQVKREMIDRYPDEYSNALHSYLDERRERLRVHSEYDKERREKHRRSYFENDPRRVKHEGYRDYSGSAHKEREFSEDPSKSLKNGLGSERHHREDTSSRTSSVDVNSSSADPRSSRADPRSSSGDSRSSRVDPRSSSADPRSSRVDPRSSSADPRSSKVDPRSSSADPRSSRVDPRSSSVDSRSSTADPRSSNADPRSSSADTRSVDGIKRKKSKKHHKHKPHDHESSRSSRWDQCDDDHLENSRDSKRSRLNQNEKEVIGGSSASRDRPPLSSLRIKREPNNDIEIVECSNNKMRTQKRRMAKKSGPPPVEVVDLDEPPQPPPPSTMIHQQQEQNNSQPPGAFNPNSGESSRWSTQISIIPQEMLSLPPVRKFDSEYMVPEDNPPPPLTPQETFYQPPTEPIPYHYRPQEQYQQQYQERQQVEHQTQYQMEHQSQNQVQHQTQSQVQYQPQNHVQHQTVNQMQDQMEYQMQHQETYHPSQESVMDEQPIEEEFFEEFERKPLASIPSVHIPQIGGIAPQPVVAKNPSFPVTAMCRSCGITFIHPCKYKPSGNPQDSFMETGHLHKCKCSAVFLHTRSCKQSCGKSFVPDKKETGLMKQIDRIHKYECHDCVFKFSVEQIRHMSHYFESITRKDGTLREKGKKSGRDLTPILKHSDDIAKRRLIHEPPTVQKAYMEMRRRLICQCNQGCCVVYHECPPKPVDEQTDDID, encoded by the exons ATGATTATACAG ATAATGGCAGATCCATCCAGGGAACATCATGGTGAATATCATCAGGTCAAACGAGAAATGATAGATAGATATCCAGACGAATACTCCAATGCAT TGCATTCATACCTGGACGAGCGACGAGAAAGACTTCGTGTTCATTCCGAATATGATAAGGAAAGGCGCGAGAAACATCGTCGCTCTTATTTCGAAAACGATCCTCGGAGAGTGAAGCATGAGGGCTATAGAGACTATTCTGGATCTGCACATAAAGAACGGGAGTTTTCCGAAGATCCATCAAAATCATTGAAGAACGGATTGGGATCGGAAAGGCATCACAGAGAGGACACTTCGAGCAGAACATCAAGTGTTGATGTCAATTCTTCGAGTGCTGATCCCAGATCTTCGAGAGCAGATCCCAGATCTTCAAGTGGTGATTCCAGATCATCGAGAGTAGATCCCCGATCTTCAAGTGCTGATCCGAGATCTTCGAGAGTAGATCCCAGATCCTCGAGTGCTGATCCCAGATCTTCGAAAGTAGATCCCAGATCTTCAAGTGCTGATCCCAGATCTTCGAGAGTAGATCCCAGATCTTCAAGTGTTGATTCCAGATCATCGACTGCTGATCCCAGATCTTCGAATGCTGATCCCAGATCTTCGAGCGCTGATACGAGATCGGTTGATGGGATCAAGAGGAAGAAGTCCAAGAAACATCACAAGCATAAACCTCATGATCATGAATCTTCCAG GTCATCGAGGTGGGATCAATGCGATGATGATCATTTGGAAAATAGCCGAGACTCGAAAAGATCTAGGCTTAACCAGAATGAGAAGGAAGTGATTGGAGGATCGTCTGCGTCCAGGGACAGGCCACCATTATCTTCATTACGAATCAAACGTGAACCTAACAATGACATTGAGATTGTTGAATGTTCAAACAATAAGATGAGAACGCAGAAGAGGCGCATGGCGAAAAAGTCAGGACCCCCGCCAGTTGAGGTAGTGGATCTAGATGAACCACCACAACCCCCACCACCCTCTACGATGATTCATCAACAACAAGAGCAGAACAATTCCCAGCCACCAGGAGCATTCAATCCAAATTCAGGGGAGTCCTCGAGATGGTCGACTCAGATATCAATTATTCCGCAGGAAATGCTCTCGTTACCTCCTGTGAGGAAGTTCGATTCTGAGTATATGGTGCCTGAGGACAATCCACCGCCACCACTGACACCGCAAGAGACATTTTATCAACCTCCTACGGAACCAATTCCATACCATTACAGACCGCAAGAGCAGTATCAGCAGCAGTACCAGGAGCGGCAGCAGGTGGAGCATCAGACCCAGTATCAGATGGAACATCAGAGCCAGAATCAAGTGCAGCATCAGACCCAGAGTCAGGTGCAGTATCAACCCCAGAATCATGTACAGCATCAGACTGTCAATCAGATGCAGGATCAGATGGAGTATCAGATGCAGCATCAGGAAACATATCATCCCTCACAGGAGTCTGTTATGGATGAACAACCAATTGAGGAAGaattttttgaggaatttGAGCGAAAGCCCCTCGCATCTATTCCGTCCGTGCATATTCCACAGATTGGAGGAATTGCACCTCAACCAGTTGTAGCCAAGAATCCAAG ctTCCCGGTAACGGCAATGTGTAGAAGTTGTGGTATCACATTCATTCATCCCTGCAAGTACAAGCCCAGTGGAAATCCACAGGACTCTTTCATGGAGACTGGACATTTACACAAATGCAAATGCAGTGCCGTATTCCTTCATACACGTAGTTGTAAACAGAGCTGTGGCAAAAGCTTTGTACCTGATAAAAAGGAGACTGGATTGATGAAGCAAATCGATAGAATTCACAAATACGAATGTCACGACTgtgttttcaaattttcggTGGAGCAAATACGACATATGAGTCATTACTTTGAGAGTATTACACGCAAAGATGGAACTCTCCGAGAAAAAGGGAAGAAGAGTGGACGAGATTTGACTCCGATACTAAAACACTCGGATGACATCGCTAAGAGACGATTGATTCATGAACCCCCAACGGTTCAGAAGGCCTACATGGAGATGAGAAGGCGCTTGATATGTCAATGCAATCAGGGCTGCTGTGTTGTCTACCATGAATGCCCACCCAAGCCTGTTGATGAACAGACTGATGACATTGATTGA
- the LOC135166713 gene encoding serine/arginine repetitive matrix protein 1-like isoform X4 — MADPSREHHGEYHQVKREMIDRYPDEYSNALHSYLDERRERLRVHSEYDKERREKHRRSYFENDPRRVKHEGYRDYSGSAHKEREFSEDPSKSLKNGLGSERHHREDTSSRTSSVDVNSSSADPRSSRADPRSSSGDSRSSRVDPRSSSADPRSSRVDPRSSSADPRSSKVDPRSSSADPRSSRVDPRSSSVDSRSSTADPRSSNADPRSSSADTRSVDGIKRKKSKKHHKHKPHDHESSRSSRWDQCDDDHLENSRDSKRSRLNQNEKEVIGGSSASRDRPPLSSLRIKREPNNDIEIVECSNNKMRTQKRRMAKKSGPPPVEVVDLDEPPQPPPPSTMIHQQQEQNNSQPPGAFNPNSGESSRWSTQISIIPQEMLSLPPVRKFDSEYMVPEDNPPPPLTPQETFYQPPTEPIPYHYRPQEQYQQQYQERQQVEHQTQYQMEHQSQNQVQHQTQSQVQYQPQNHVQHQTVNQMQDQMEYQMQHQETYHPSQESVMDEQPIEEEFFEEFERKPLASIPSVHIPQIGGIAPQPVVAKNPSFPVTAMCRSCGITFIHPCKYKPSGNPQDSFMETGHLHKCKCSAVFLHTRSCKQSCGKSFVPDKKETGLMKQIDRIHKYECHDCVFKFSVEQIRHMSHYFESITRKDGTLREKGKKSGRDLTPILKHSDDIAKRRLIHEPPTVQKAYMEMRRRLICQCNQGCCVVYHECPPKPVDEQTDDID, encoded by the exons ATGGCAGATCCATCCAGGGAACATCATGGTGAATATCATCAGGTCAAACGAGAAATGATAGATAGATATCCAGACGAATACTCCAATGCAT TGCATTCATACCTGGACGAGCGACGAGAAAGACTTCGTGTTCATTCCGAATATGATAAGGAAAGGCGCGAGAAACATCGTCGCTCTTATTTCGAAAACGATCCTCGGAGAGTGAAGCATGAGGGCTATAGAGACTATTCTGGATCTGCACATAAAGAACGGGAGTTTTCCGAAGATCCATCAAAATCATTGAAGAACGGATTGGGATCGGAAAGGCATCACAGAGAGGACACTTCGAGCAGAACATCAAGTGTTGATGTCAATTCTTCGAGTGCTGATCCCAGATCTTCGAGAGCAGATCCCAGATCTTCAAGTGGTGATTCCAGATCATCGAGAGTAGATCCCCGATCTTCAAGTGCTGATCCGAGATCTTCGAGAGTAGATCCCAGATCCTCGAGTGCTGATCCCAGATCTTCGAAAGTAGATCCCAGATCTTCAAGTGCTGATCCCAGATCTTCGAGAGTAGATCCCAGATCTTCAAGTGTTGATTCCAGATCATCGACTGCTGATCCCAGATCTTCGAATGCTGATCCCAGATCTTCGAGCGCTGATACGAGATCGGTTGATGGGATCAAGAGGAAGAAGTCCAAGAAACATCACAAGCATAAACCTCATGATCATGAATCTTCCAG GTCATCGAGGTGGGATCAATGCGATGATGATCATTTGGAAAATAGCCGAGACTCGAAAAGATCTAGGCTTAACCAGAATGAGAAGGAAGTGATTGGAGGATCGTCTGCGTCCAGGGACAGGCCACCATTATCTTCATTACGAATCAAACGTGAACCTAACAATGACATTGAGATTGTTGAATGTTCAAACAATAAGATGAGAACGCAGAAGAGGCGCATGGCGAAAAAGTCAGGACCCCCGCCAGTTGAGGTAGTGGATCTAGATGAACCACCACAACCCCCACCACCCTCTACGATGATTCATCAACAACAAGAGCAGAACAATTCCCAGCCACCAGGAGCATTCAATCCAAATTCAGGGGAGTCCTCGAGATGGTCGACTCAGATATCAATTATTCCGCAGGAAATGCTCTCGTTACCTCCTGTGAGGAAGTTCGATTCTGAGTATATGGTGCCTGAGGACAATCCACCGCCACCACTGACACCGCAAGAGACATTTTATCAACCTCCTACGGAACCAATTCCATACCATTACAGACCGCAAGAGCAGTATCAGCAGCAGTACCAGGAGCGGCAGCAGGTGGAGCATCAGACCCAGTATCAGATGGAACATCAGAGCCAGAATCAAGTGCAGCATCAGACCCAGAGTCAGGTGCAGTATCAACCCCAGAATCATGTACAGCATCAGACTGTCAATCAGATGCAGGATCAGATGGAGTATCAGATGCAGCATCAGGAAACATATCATCCCTCACAGGAGTCTGTTATGGATGAACAACCAATTGAGGAAGaattttttgaggaatttGAGCGAAAGCCCCTCGCATCTATTCCGTCCGTGCATATTCCACAGATTGGAGGAATTGCACCTCAACCAGTTGTAGCCAAGAATCCAAG ctTCCCGGTAACGGCAATGTGTAGAAGTTGTGGTATCACATTCATTCATCCCTGCAAGTACAAGCCCAGTGGAAATCCACAGGACTCTTTCATGGAGACTGGACATTTACACAAATGCAAATGCAGTGCCGTATTCCTTCATACACGTAGTTGTAAACAGAGCTGTGGCAAAAGCTTTGTACCTGATAAAAAGGAGACTGGATTGATGAAGCAAATCGATAGAATTCACAAATACGAATGTCACGACTgtgttttcaaattttcggTGGAGCAAATACGACATATGAGTCATTACTTTGAGAGTATTACACGCAAAGATGGAACTCTCCGAGAAAAAGGGAAGAAGAGTGGACGAGATTTGACTCCGATACTAAAACACTCGGATGACATCGCTAAGAGACGATTGATTCATGAACCCCCAACGGTTCAGAAGGCCTACATGGAGATGAGAAGGCGCTTGATATGTCAATGCAATCAGGGCTGCTGTGTTGTCTACCATGAATGCCCACCCAAGCCTGTTGATGAACAGACTGATGACATTGATTGA
- the LOC135166714 gene encoding uncharacterized protein LOC135166714 — MIKICEVRLVKLEMINSRSQQLLTMEGRQGKFYLDGFAPHDFLKLTNLISSHGGIVMSPDDETIILSKPERSSDIKNSPRFHVNWLYDSIKENNLQDIGKYLLPKQIQHSFPAIGSPSFPCEKTGMFQRNSTSLTTFSRKSSMNMNQDNYSDNFSRRKSCINSTNGGASDFEESEPSQIEENVSPNVPKVNRTSVNTSASQQFQKMKKNHLILQEKKIKQQEKQKKRVHSLDLESGSEENREKRHRKKNYISSSHSSFDTDVANIINRSADDCNSSDQSHDYSSVEIADLSDKGGEKPLVEVLLDMDFDGEGRNHEAEMENECDPMEDTNSRKDDTYSPQERKHKRRRSSKPRYIYTIEENKKILEYLAVHNLLSQTSCGYVWEKMAASEEFQNPPRNASGLQQHFNRILLPNYHKYTTDPMVISALARKEKKRLKNIINYFTVNGDGESTDGSNMSS, encoded by the exons ATGATCAAGATCTGTGAAGTGAGACTGGTCAAATTGGAAATGATTAACTCTCGAAGTCAGCAGTTATTAACCATGGAAGGACGCCAAGGTAAATTCTACCTTGATGGCTTCGCCCCCCATGACTTTCTCAAGTTGACAAATCTCATCAGTAGTCATGGAGGAATAGTGATGTCGCCGGACGACGAAACAATCATTCTCTCAAAGCCAGAGAGGTCTTCggatataaaaaattctccacgTTTTCATGTGAACTGGTTGTACGACAGCATTAAAGAGAACAACCTCCAGGATattgggaaatatttattgccCAAGCAAATTCAGCATTCATTTCCAGCGATTGGGTCCCCATCATTCCCATGCGAGAAGACTGGTATGTTTCAGAGGAATTCGACCTCATTAACAACTTTTTCACGAAAGTCTTCCATGAACATGAACCAGGACAATTACTCAGACAATTTCTCAAGACGAAAATCGTGTATTAACTCCACAAATGGGGGTGCCTCCGATTTTGAGGAGTCTGAGCCTTCTCAGATCGAGGAGAATGTCTCTCCTAATGTTCCTAAAGTGAATCGAACTTCAGTGAATACATCAGCTTCTCAGCAGTtccaaaaaatgaagaag AATCATCTGATTCTCCAGGAGAAGAAGATTAAGCAGCAGGAAAAGCAGAAGAAACGAGTTCATTCACTTGATCTGGAGAGTGGTTCAGAGGAAAACCGAGAGAAGAGGCATAGAAAGAAGAATTACATCAGCAGCAGTCATTCGTCTTTCGATACGGACGTGGCGAATATAATTAACAGATCTGCTGACGATTGCAATTCATCTGATCAATCTCACGATTATTCATCTGTCGAAATTGCTGATTTGAGTGATAAAGGAGGAGAAAAGCCTCTCGTTGAGGTTCTTTTGGATATGGATTTTGATGGCGAAGGGAGAAATCATGAAGctgaaatggaaaatgaatgTGATCCTATGGAAGACACGAATTCTCGGAAGGACGACACATATTCACCGCAGGAGAGGAAACATAAGAGAAGGAG ATCTTCAAAACCGAGATATATCTATACTATCGAGGAAAACAAGAAAATCTTGGAATATCTTGCTGTTCATAATTTGCTTTCTCAGACGAGTTGTGGCTACGTTTGGGAGAAGATGGCAGCATCAGAG GAGTTCCAAAATCCACCACGCAATGCAAGTGGTCTGCAGCAGCATTTCAACCGAATTCTTCTTCCAAATTATCACAAGTATACGACAGACCCAATGGTCATTTCTGCACTCGCTAGAAAGGAGAAGAAGAGGCTTAAAAATATCATCAATTACTTCACAGTAAACGGAGATGGAGAGAGCACCGATGGGTCAAATATGTCTTCATGA